One part of the Pecten maximus chromosome 9, xPecMax1.1, whole genome shotgun sequence genome encodes these proteins:
- the LOC117334120 gene encoding proteasome subunit alpha type-4-like — protein MSRRYDSRTTIFSPEGRLYQVEYAMEAIGHAGTCLGIQTNDCVILAAERRNTNKLLDEVSYSEKIYKLHDDMACSVAGITSDANVLTNELRLSAQRYMIAYQEPMPCEQLVSSLCDLKQAYTQFGGKRPFGVSILYMGWDKHYGFQLYQSDPSGNYGGWKATCIGNNSANAVSMLKQEYKEGEMTMKDGLMLAVKVLSKTLDMTKLTAEKVEIATLTRENDKTVIRILPAEEVTEHIKKHEEEEAKEEAEKKKEK, from the exons ATG TCTCGAAGGTATGATTCAAGAACAACAATCTTTTCTCCGGAAG GGAGATTGTACCAGGTGGAGTATGCAATGGAAGCCATAGGTCATGCTGGTACCTGTCTCGGGATCCAGACAAACGACTGTGTTATACTGGCAGCAGAGCGACGAAACACAAATAAACTTCTAGATGAGGTGTCTTATTCCgaaaaaatatacaaacttCACGA TGATATGGCTTGCAGTGTTGCTGGAATCACATCAGATGCAAATGTGTTGACAAATGAGTTAAGATTATCCGCCCAAAG ATATATGATAGCTTACCAGGAGCCTATGCCTTGTGAACAGCTGGTTAGTTCTCTGTGTGATTTGAAACAGGCCTACACACAATTCGGAG GTAAACGACCGTTTGGAGTGTCTATCCTGTACATGGGCTGGGACAAACACTATGGATTCCAGCTGTATCAGAGTGACCCTAGTGGTAACTACGGAGGCTGGAAGGCTACCTGTATCGGTAACAACAGTGCA AATGCTGTGTCCATGCTGAAACAGGAGTACAAGGAAGGAGAAATGACCATGAAAGATGGACTAATGCTTGCTGTAAAGGTGTTGAGTAAAACCCTGGACATGACCAAACTGACAGCAGAAAAAG TTGAAATAGCAACATTAACACGAGAAAATGACAAAACAGTGATTAGAATCCTACCAGCTGAAGAAGTGACAGAACATATAAAGAAACATGAAGAGGAGGAAGCTAAGGAAGAAGCAGAGAAGAAGAAAGAGAAATAA